From Anticarsia gemmatalis isolate Benzon Research Colony breed Stoneville strain chromosome 16, ilAntGemm2 primary, whole genome shotgun sequence:
TCAGTgcacacaaatataaaaattgtaataataggtAATAAACTTATTCactaaatgaaaatttataatttttatataaaatacatctaaagataaaggaaataataatttacgttATGCTCTGCTGGATCTACCAAagttaatgatttattattgtcAGCAGCCTTGCATGTCTTATTCACATGCAATATAATACTTGAAACTAGGAGTGGAAGTGTGTAGTGTTTTTACCTATTAACAATTAGGAAATCTATACATCATTATTATCAAACTCTAATATTGTTTGGTATTTTGTATCAGACAAGCATGTAAGAATATTACAAATTCTAAAAACTTACAAAGTTATTGcatcaataaattttacacCTCAAAATATTGAGAGTATGCCTCATATTCCCAAGAATATTTTCACAATACAATGTTTGTGAACCATTAGGGATTGAGATATGGTTACACAGAttgaatagtaataaataaccaTTTGGGGGCCATTTTCACAATATCATTTATATGGCTAGCTAAATTCTAAATAACTGATGCTTCAGCAAAACATTGTGAAAAGAGCCATCAGCCTAATAGTATTAAaaagacattattatataattacatagaATTTTCATAGTCTTTTAGGTTGTATAGATTGAACAACATTCACAGGTAGAAGGTTGTCAGCCATATTGGGAATGTTTGTAGTGTTTTGTTCCCAGTGACTGTTGGTTAAGGTTAGTCTCACTTCTTCGCCAACTCATTGGAGAGCCAGTCCAAACCTTCATACAGTCCCTGTCCCTGTGTTGCACAAGTTGCCTGGATGTACCactgtaaacaaacattataaaagtttaaataaattttaacaaataacatCACCATAGGAATTTGTCTTGCTGTTgatataaatctaataataataagtagagAATTTTCTTTAGGTTATATAATAGTATGGTAAAGAAGCTCTTAAGTTATAGATAGTATTAAAGTAAACTTACGCGGCGATTTCTTAGATTGTTTAAGTTGAGGGCATTTGTGAGTTCAGCTGCAGTCATTGCATTGGGCATGTCTTGTTTGTTGGCAAACACTAGGATCACAGCATCTCTTAGTTCATCTTCTTTTAACTGGAACAAATATGGAAGTTTATAATTGGGTaatgtttttatcaaaatgatCCAGCCAAATTATCCTGCATATTAAGATATTAACAAATTGTGTTAATTCTTTACATATAACTATGTTAGTAAATATAACATtgaaagtacataattataatataataataagaaagttGAACCACTTAGTAACAAGATAAATGAGAATAGTAAGTATACATTATAAGtccaaataattactttattgtttttcatataGTATAGCTATCATTGAATTTACAAACAGTTTTAACCTGTTTACTAATTAGTTCTACAGAGATaagaaattgttatatttatctCACCATATTAGCCAGCTCATTTTCAGCTTCTGCTATTCTCTTTGTGTCGCTAGAATCTACTACGAAAATCAGCCCCTGTGTGTTCTGGTAATAGTGACGCCACAACGGTCTGATCTTGTCCTGACCGCCAACGTCCCATACAGTAAAACTAATGTTTTTGTACTCTACTGTTTCCACGTTGAAACCGATCGTTGGAATAGTAGTCACGATCTCTCCCAACTTAAGTTTATAAAGTATGGTAGTTTTTCCAGCGGCATCAAGCCCAACTGCAACAAGAAAGTTAATAGTAAATATTGTCAGGTGCTCAGCAAGTAAAAACAAGGCTTATGTCGTAAAAGCGACGAAATTCTACGCAATCTTCGACCGATGAGCTGTCATGTCACTTACCCATAAGGATACGCATTTGTTTTTTGCCGAAAAGCTTCGTAAAGACACTTGATATCGTAAGACCcattgttgatatttatttccaaaatctgtatgaacaaataaaaaacaaaatttctatTGTCTAAAGAAGAAACACGTATTCTTGAGAAATAAAGTACCGATGACCATACGCACGTCAACgtatccaatttttttttatttagtgacGTACCTCTGCGTTTAGTTCACTCGTGAGCATGCACCCAGCGTTTTGTTATTTAGGTATGGTAGAAAGATGGGCTGATGATCTGAAACTtaacaatttgttaaaaaaactgaattatAACGGTTCATTGAGGCTGAATTGTGGAATTTTTAACTTCTGTGCAAACAATTTGACTGTGATTTTCTTGTAGTGACAGAGAAGGACAGAAGATATGGTTTTGTTAACGTCTTAACCTCTACCTACTATAGATACgtattattttcatagaaattgtgatatttttattatatcacgATTTAGTCAATGAAAATTAAGAAAACTATGATGTGACAACAAAGAAAAAGTAGTCAGGCTTCGGAATTTCCAACTCTATGGTATTTTGACATTGAATTTTGACAACCAATAGGAATCCAAATAGAGTTTTGCTGTCATGCGTCGTCAtagaaacgttttattttagaaacttttcATTTTTTTGGCCGGAATCGACATGGAGATTTACGAAGGtgagtttttgaaaatattatttgttatctctattatttttttcaaatcggatatATTGTAAGCTAAGCgccattttttaataataattataaacaaaaacaggTTCGCAGTGAAGGACCTTTTTGAGAATCctgttattattatgaatgccTTCTACCTAGGTTTAGAATTAGATAATgagtaaaattacatattataatatctgaTTCAgatgttacatatattattaaatatatgttataaCTCTTAAACGCGACTGcgtgttgtaaataattttacgagCCTCGCctaagatttatttacttacattgaaATTGTCTTACGAGGACCTACCTACTTATCAACTTGCGCTTTTAGGATAATTCGAAGCCTTCgcaatgtatatatttattttgcttggTAAATTCCTTGTTatatattgatataattatttattctaagTGCCCTACCTACATGCTCTACAAGGGTTTTGCATCGATAATATCGGATTAATGAGGTATAGCATGCTAATGTAAACAGTGTAGGTAAATAACGATCATAGCAGTAAAACCTCGACTCGCATGTTTTTGCACCAATCAAGTTCACCTTGCAGCTATGAAGAGCCTCTAAGCTACGAGACGACGTTTACGTGTTTAAACGCAATTAAAACGAAAGATCATTGGCACTATGGAATAGTTAGCTGTGTTAAAAAAAGtctctaatatttatatttttacatgcCGCTCTTTCACTACGTTTAGCTTATAAGCGTTCATAATCATTTACCTGATGTATAAATACGCTGAACTTCTCGTGGTAGTAATAATTCAACGCAATATTAATTTGTTCTACGTCCTCAAGATTCTTTCAATTAGTTCCAATTACATAAAGATACATATAAAGATACAATGAACGAAGTAGCATCATAAGCATAACAACACGTAACAGTTAACATGATGCTAAATCGCGCAGATATAACACTTGTACAGGTTATATCGGTAAATAAACCTACATTGTTCGCTTTCAGTATAAGgtgtacaaaacaaatatggCTAGTGTTTTATCGTAGTTGGTTTCTATGGGCAGTAAAATATGCAATAGCGCGCAATAGGCCACATTACGTCATGTGTACAAGTCCGATCGAGCTTAGGCATACATTGGTAATTAAACACCTcgctttgttttattatgtatttttgacacCACTTATGATTGATTGACAAGATCTAGTTTTGACTGTCAATTATCAAACATGTTATGTGGACAGCCTATACAATTACGTGCGGTCAGTTATTAatccattttcaaaaaaattgtatttcattaCACACATCGCAGGTACATTTTCAATCGCAATCTATAGCCGTATTAATACTCTGGTAGATTAATGGGATCTGCAAGTTTTAGGTCTAATTGCTTACAATTTTCATTATGAAACTTGGCTGTAATAGTAGAGCAACGTAACGCTAAGTAAAGTACTcattataaaagaaagaagTTAAAGGTCCTTTATGTTATTAAGTCAGTAAATTGTTGTAGTCCTTAATGGGTCTCGTAATTACAGACTGCGATTGTTGATCGCGTGTACAACCTGTATAAGAATGAATAGTGTTTAATAATAGAACATGCCTTACGTACTTTTATGCAATCGTGTAAAAAGTATAAGTCACGAAGACACGGAAACAAAAGCGTTTACCATTGAAAAGCAGTTCTGGAACAGACGGTCTAAAAATCagtcataatatatttctgACAAAAGTCGCTTTAAAGCCAATATCCACTATTATATCCACTAGGGTCTCacatatgtataatttttattctattttaaattctaaaaagtCTCAAGAGTGTTAATTTTAAGCCTTAAATGGGCGTTGAGTGAAAACAGTTTGTAGGCGTCGCTTTGTATTGGTAAGACCAAAATTTCGTTTAAAGTAAAAGTTCTaccatatttttctataatctagATCTATTttggaatattatattttatgcctTGTTCGGTATAAATGTTTGCTGTCGTCACCAATAATCAGAATTCTGCTTTgtcaaactaaaaaaataatgcgAGTCGCGTATTTTCCACACAACTATTATTATCATTCGAACTCTACACCTTTCGCAGCCATAGTCTTTTACAAAAACCTGTCTAACTAAGCTATTAGTGTACCAAATTGTACCATTTCATAACGCTCGGAATTCCTATGAGAAACAAATGCtatttaaaatgatttcatCATTTTTGTCTCAACTTCCAATCATTTCACGGATTACGTGATCCGatacactattattatttgctataCATCTTCCTATCGAATAATTGCGTCTGCTTTTTTAAATCCTAAATCATTTTTGTGCTAGGCCATTACGAAAAGAAAGAGAttaaataacatgtttattttaccCTAGAGAAGATTCCTgcagattataataatattgtcatgtaaattattcatcaaaa
This genomic window contains:
- the Arf4 gene encoding ADP-ribosylation factor 2, translating into MGLTISSVFTKLFGKKQMRILMVGLDAAGKTTILYKLKLGEIVTTIPTIGFNVETVEYKNISFTVWDVGGQDKIRPLWRHYYQNTQGLIFVVDSSDTKRIAEAENELANMLKEDELRDAVILVFANKQDMPNAMTAAELTNALNLNNLRNRRWYIQATCATQGQGLYEGLDWLSNELAKK